CGGCGCGGATCATGGCCAGCAGCGCGCGCTGCAGCTTCTGCTCGCCATCCAGGTCCAGCGCCGGCGCGTCGCCCGCCACGCGGCCGTGGATGGTCTTCAGGTACTCGCTGCCGCCCAGTTCCGCCGTGTTGCGCCCCAGCAGCACGATGGCGTCGCCCGCCCGGCGGAACGACGACGTGGTGACGTGCGCCAGGTCGTCGATCACCCCCACCATCCCGATCGTTGGCGTGGGATAGATCGCTCCGCGCGGGTTCTCGTTGTACAGGCTGACGTTGCCGCCCGTCACCGGCGTCTCCAGCACCGTGCACGCCTCGCCGATGCCGCGCAGCGACTCCGAAAGCTGGAAGTAGACCTCCGGCTTCAGCGGGTTGCCGAAGTTCAGGTTGTCCGTCACCGCGCGTGGCAAGGCGCCCGAGCAGACGAGGTTGCGCGCCGCCTCGGCCACGGCGATCTGGCCGCCGCGATACGGGTTCAGGTAAACGTAGCGCGAGTTGCAATCCACCGTGGCCGCGATCGCCCGGTTGGTTCCGCGCAGCCGAACCACCGCGGCGTCGCTCCCCGGGCCCACGACCGTGTTCGTCCGCACCGTGCTGTCGTACTGCTCGTACACCCAGCGCTTGGACGCGACGGTCGGTGAATCCAGCAGGCGCCGCAGCGTCCACGTGGGATCGGCCTCTTCAGACTTCAGCTTGATCGTCGACGGATCGAACGCGCGCGCCTCCACGACCTCGGGGGACTCGATGCCTTCGCGGGTGTAGGTAGGGCAGGCGTCCACCAGCGGCTCGCCGGGGATATCGACCACCACCGCACCGTTCTCGCGGATCACGTACCGCCCCGTATCCGTCACGTAGCCGATGGTCTCCGCGTCCAGGTCCCACCGGCCCAGGATGGCGCGCACGTCCTCCTCGTGCCCTTCGTGCGCCACCACGAGCATCCGCTCCTGTGTTTCGCTGAGCAGAATCTCGTACGGCGTCATCCCCGTTTCGCGGACGGGAACGCGGGTGATCTCGATCTCCACACCCGTCCCGCCACGCGCCGCCATCTCCGTGGACGACGAGACAAGCCCCGCCGCGCCCATGTCCTGGATGCCGACGATGTGGCCCGAGCGGATCAACTCCAGCGACGCCTCCAGCAGCATCTTCTCGGTGAACGGGTCGCCCACCTGCACCATCGGGCGCTTGGCCTCGCTCTCCTCCGTCAGCTCCGCGCTCGCGAAGGTGGCGCCGTGGATGCCGTCGCGGCCGGTCTTCGATCCCACCGCCATGATCGGGTTGCCCACCCCGGACGCCACGCCGCGGATCAGCTCCTCCTTCTTCATCAGCCCGATGGCCATGGCGTTGACCAGCGGGTTGCCCTCGTACGCGGCGTCGAAGTACACCTCGCCCGCCACCGTGGGAATGCCCACGCAGTTGCCGTAGTCGCCGATGCCCTTCACCACGCCCGCCACCAGATACCGGACGCGGTCGCCCTCCGGCCCGTCGATCTCGCCGAAGCGCAGGGAGTTGAGGCAGGCGATGGGGCGCGCGCCCATGGTGAACACGTCGCGCAGGATGCCGCCCACGCCCGTGGCGGCGCCCTGGTACGGCTCCACGGCGGAGGGGTGGTTGTGCGACTCGATCTTGAAGGCAACCGCCAGCCCGTCGCCCACGTCGATGACACCGGCGTTCTCGCCGGGACCTTGGAGCACCCAGGGCGCCGTCGTCGGCAGCTTCTTCAGCAGGGGACGGCTGTTCTTGTAGCCGCAGTGCTCCGACCACATGGCGCTGAACACGCCAAGCTCGGTGTAGGTGGGCACGCGGCCAAGGATGTTCAGGATCAGCCCGTACTCGTGCTCGCTGATGCCGTGGTCGGCCACCAGCTCGGGGGTGATGGCCGGGTCTCCGGGGCGGGGCTGTACGGGCACGTCTCTATCCTTCTGATCGTTGGATGTCGAGCGGTCGTCCGCGCGCGTTCAGGGCGTGCGCGCGGGCGGCTGGCGCGGCGTGTCGTGGCGGCGCGCGCGGTCCACGGCGGTTTCCTCGTTCCTGCGGTCGCGCTGGTCGCGCTCGGCCGCGCGCTCCACCGAGTCGCCCTGCGTTTCGTCGGGGGTGCCGGTGGTGGTGCGCGGCGTGGTGCTGGTCGCGTCGACGTTGGGCCGGTTGGCGGGCGCACCCGTCGTCACGCCCGTTCCGCCAGTGGTGGTCGGTCCCTGGATGATGATGGTGGACCGCTCGCCATCACGCGCCTCGCGCACCTGCACGCCGTCGGTTGCGCCCTGGCCCGTGGGCGTGATGACGAGCACGTCCGCACCCGTGGTGGGCGCGGCGCTCACGTTCACACCGCCGACGATCACGCGCCCCGGAGCGGACCCGGCCGCCCGCCCGACGGCGCGCCCCCGATCATTCCCAGCGCCCGCGTCCGCGGTGACGGAGCCCGACTGTTCGCCGCCGCCCGCCGCGCCGAGTGCGTCGTCCGCACGCGGCCCGGAGAAGCGGCGAGCGCGGGTGCGCAGCACGGCGGCAATGACGCGGTCTTCGCGGAAGAACACCACGTCGTCGGAGCCGCAGCGGTTGGGGCAGCCGTTGTGGTAGTACCAGTACGTCCACTCGCCGGACGTGCGCGTGGTCGCCGGCGCGCCGAACGTTTCGCGAACCTGCTCGGGCGTCATCCCCTGCGAGATGACGGACTGGGCCTGCACGGGAGCGCTCGCCAGCAACAGGAGCGCGAGGAAGAGCCTGGTCATGGTCGCCTCCACGGGAAGGTCACGAAGCAACAGCGGCAACGAAAGCCGTCAACGCAACTGCAAGAACCCCGCACGTTTCCCTGTGCATCCACCGGCCGTTGCAGTCCCTTCGGATGGCGTTCCCCGTTGTCTACCGCGCGATGCTGAGATGGTCAGCCAGCGCCCGGAACACCGGCGCGCCGTCTGTGCTGCCCAGCAGCGGGTCTACCGCGCGCTCCGGGTGCGGCATCATCCCCAGCACGTTGCCCGCGGCGTTCACGATGCCCGCAATGTTACGCACGCTGCCGTTAGGGTTGGCCGCGGGAACGATGTTGCCCTCCGCGTCGCAGTAGCGGAACGCGACCTGCCCGTTCGCCTCCAACTCGTCGAGCACCGCGGGATCGGCGATGTAGCACCCCTCGCCGTGCGCGATGGGGATGCGCAGCACCTGCCCCATCTCGTACTCCGAGGTAAACGGCGGCTCCGCGCGCTCCACGCGGAGATGGACCGCGCGGGAGCGGAACTTCAGCGTGCGGTTGCGCACCAGGGCACCGGGGAGCAGCCCGCTCTCGCAGAGGATCTGGAAGCCGTTGCAGATGCCGGCCACCGGCCCGCCCGCATTCGCGAACTCGATCACCTCGCGCATGATGGGGCTGTGCGCGGCGATGGCCCCGCAGCGCAGGTAGTCGCCGTAGCTGAAGCCGCCGGGCAGGAACACGGCGTCCACAGACTGCAGGTCGTGCTCCTTGTGCCACAGGTACACGGCCTCGGCCTGCAGCAGCTCCTCGACGGCCTTGTAGCAGTCGTAGTCGCAGTTGGACCCCGGGAAGGTCACGACGCCGATCTTCATCCCACGTTCTCCGCGGGCGACACGGTGATGCGAAAGTCCTCGGTGACCGGGTTGGCCAGCAGCTGCCGGCACATCGCCTCGGCCGATTCGCGCGCCTGGGGCTCGCCTTCCGCCGTCAGGCTGAAGACGACGATGCGGCCCACGTGCACCTCGCCCACGCCAGAGAAGCCGAGCGAGGCTAGCGCCCCGCCCACCGCCTTGCCCTGCGGGTCCAGGATGCCGCGCCGCGGCGTCACCCGCACCTCGATGCTGTATTCCGTCACTGGTTCCCGCTGTCCATGGGTTCGCGAAGCCCCGGCTTGGGGCGCATTTCCTCGTATTCCAGCTCCCGCACGTCGTCGGCCTCGCCGTCGTCTACCTCGTCTTCCAGCGGGTCGCGGGCGGGAAGCCGCTCCTCGAAGCCGCTCAACACCGTCTTCACCAACCCGTAGGTGATGTACAGGATGCTGAAGGGAAAGAAGAAGTACGCCGGAAAGGTGAACGCCGACACCAGCGAAACGATCGCGAGGAAGATGGCGAAGCGCCCCCCCCAGGTGCGCGTGCCGAACCGCGGCACCACCGGGTACAGGACGTTGCTCACCATCAGCACGCCCAGCAGCATCAGCAGCCACCCGGCCATGCGCACCACCGGCACGTGCGGCAGCCACGCGGCCCAGAACGGCGTTTGGGTAAACGCGTAGTAGGTGGCCAGACAGGCGCCGGCCGTGGGGGAGGGAAGGCCGTGGAACGCGGCCTTGGCCGTGCCCGCCTGCTCGATGTTGAAGCGCGCCAGCCGGAACACGGCGGCCACGATGTAGAGGAAGGCGAGGATCCACGACCACTCGCCACCCGTGCTGAAGAAGGCGAAGTAGGCGATCAGTGCGGGCGCCACACCGAACGAGATGGCGTCCACCAGCGAGTCCAGCTCCTCGCCGAAGGCGCTTCCCGTGGCGGTGAAGCGGGCGATGCGGCCGTCCAGCAGGTCCATGATGGCCGCGCCCACGATCATCCATCCCGCGGTGAAGTACTGCCCGCGCGACGCGTTGACGATGGCCCAGATGCCCAGGAACAGGTTGCCCAGCGTAAAGGCGCTGGGCAGGATCACCACGCCGCGGCGCAGGCGCCGCCGCCGGGGCGACATCGAATCGACCATCATCCGGCGGCTCCGGGGTCACGCAGGGGAAAGTCGTCCAGATCCATCCCGGTCAGCCGCCGGAATGCGTCCCGATAGCGCCGCGAGGTCTCGTCCACCACCTCCGGCGGCAGGGCGGGGCCCGGCGGCGCCTTGTTCCACGCGCCGCGCGCCGTCAGCTCCTCCAGCCAGTCGCGCAGGGGCTGCTTGTCGAGCGACGGCTGCCCGCGGCCGGGCTGGTACCGGTCCGCCGGCCAGAAGCGCGACGAATCGGGCGTCAGCATCTCGTCCATCACGCGGATCGTCCCGTCGCCGTCGCGGCCGAACTCGAACTTGGTATCGGCGATGATGATCCCCGCGTGCGCCGCCATCTCGCGTCCGCGCTCGTAGAGCGTCATCGACGCGTCCCGCAGCCGCTCCGCCGCCTGAGCGCCGACGATCTCCTTCATCCGCGCGAAGGGGATGTTCTCATCGTGGCCGGACTCGGCCTTGGTGGCGGGGGAGAAGAGCGGCGTCTCCAGCCGGTCGGATTCGCGCAGCCCCGGCGGCATCGGCTCGCCGGCCAGCGTGCCGGATTCGCGGTACTCCTTCCACGCGCTGCCGCTCAGGTAGCCGCGCACCACGCATTCGACCGGGAACGGCTCCAGCTTCCGGACGAGCATGCCGCGGCGTGCCCACGACGCGCGGTGGGGCGCCAGGGCGGGGTAGCGGGCGGCGATGTGGTCGGGGTCGATGGACAGGACGTGGTTGGGCACCCGATCGGCGGTGCGCGCAAACCACCAGGCGGAGATCAGGGTGAGGACTTCGCCCTTGCGGGGAACCGGGTCCGGCATCACCACGTCGAAGGCGCTCACGCGGTCGGTAGCCACCATCAGCAGCGCGTCGCCCAGGTCGTACACGTCGCGGACCTTTCCGCGCACCCTCAGCGGAAAGGGAAGGTCGGTGCTGACCAGGGTGGCGTTCAGGATCGGGCGCTCCGTCCAGAGGGGCGTGAGGCGATTGAGGCGCGAATTTACGTGTCGGGCAGGGGCCGGGCAACCACGTTCGCGAGATGAGGGCGGAGGCCTTCGACAGGATGCGGCGCATGCCCCGGCGCCCCCCATCCCCCGACCCCTTCCCCCATACACCCCATGGGGGAAGGGGAGAAAGACACATTTGCGGGACGGGTTCGAATTCTCCTCACCCCCATGCAGTTTATGGGGGAGAGGCCGGGAGAGGGGGGCGCCTGCGATATGCGCCGGAGCCCTCCGACGCGCAGCGACCGTCTTGCGTCGGGCCGCACCCGCCCGTATATGAACCGCCAGAACCGGCCGGGGCACCGCTGCCCGGCCGCACTTTTCTTCGCCGCACGGACGGAGCGCGCGCGTGAGCGACGACGGCATCAAGGACATCACCATCATCGGCGCGGGGCCCACGGGGCTCTTCGCCGCTTTCTACGCGGGCCTGCGCGGCATGTCGTGCCGCATCGTCGACGCGCTGCCGCAACTGGGCGGGCAGCTGATGGCCCTGTATCCCGAAAAGTACATCTTCGACGTCGGCGGCCTGCCCAAGATCCTGGCCAAGGACCTGGCCAAGAACATGATCGAGCAGGGTACGCAGTTCGGCCCCGAGGTGGTGCTCGAGGCCGAGGTGCAGCAGCTGATTCCCGAGGACGGCCACATTCGCCTGGTGACGCCCCGCGGAGAGTTCCTGACGAAGACGGTGGTGATCACGGCCGGCAAGGGCGCGCTGAACCCGCGCGTGCTGGAGTGCCCGGGGTGGGCGGACCACTACTCCGACACGGGCGGCGTTCACACGCACGTGCGCCAGCCCGAGGACTTCCGCGGCAAGCGCGTGCTGATCATCGGCGGCGGCGACTCGGCGGTTGACTGGGTGCTTGGGCTGCGCGGCATTGCGCGTGAGATCACGCTGATCCATCGGCGTGACGAGTTCCGCGCGCACAGGAGCACGGTGCTGGAGATGCGGCAGGCGGCGGAGCGCGGCGACGTCACCATCCGCACGCCGTACGAGGTGGGGGAGATCAGCGGCGAGGGCGGCTGCGTGGCGCGCGTGACGCTGATCAACAACGACACCAAGGAAGCCGAGGAGCTTCACGTCGAAGCCGTCGTCGCGCTCCTGGGCTTCAAGCCGGACTTGGGGCCCATCGGCCGGTGGGGGCTGGAGCTGGAACGCAACACCATCAAGGTGTCGCAGCTGATGGAAACCAACATCGCCGGCGTGTACGCGGCGGGCGACGTGGTGCACTATCCCGGCAAGCTGGAGCTGATCGCCACGGGGTACGGCGAGGCGGCGGTGGCGGTGAACAACGCGGTGCACTACCTGAACCCCAAGGCCCGCGTGAACCCCGGCCACTCCACGAACCTCAAGCTGTTCAAGCAGGAGGACGAGGGGGAGTAGGGGCCGCGCCTCGCCGTAGAACCTGATCGCGGTTCGACTGTCTGAGGCACGTGCCTCGGGGCGCCCCCCATCCCCAGCCCTTCCCCCGCAAACCCCGCGGGGGAAGGGCGCCAGTGTGGTGCGCTCCCCGAACCCTCCGCCGCGCACCAAGGCCTGTCAGACCCTCCGCCGCGCACGAGGGCCTGTGAAAATCCTCCGCCGCGCACCAATGCCTGTCATCCTGAGGCCCAAGCGCGCCGAACCTGCCCCTGTCGCAACCTTCGCGGGCCGAAGGATCTAGCCGCGGACGGGTAATC
This genomic window from Longimicrobium sp. contains:
- the purS gene encoding phosphoribosylformylglycinamidine synthase subunit PurS codes for the protein MTEYSIEVRVTPRRGILDPQGKAVGGALASLGFSGVGEVHVGRIVVFSLTAEGEPQARESAEAMCRQLLANPVTEDFRITVSPAENVG
- the purL gene encoding phosphoribosylformylglycinamidine synthase subunit PurL; this encodes MPVQPRPGDPAITPELVADHGISEHEYGLILNILGRVPTYTELGVFSAMWSEHCGYKNSRPLLKKLPTTAPWVLQGPGENAGVIDVGDGLAVAFKIESHNHPSAVEPYQGAATGVGGILRDVFTMGARPIACLNSLRFGEIDGPEGDRVRYLVAGVVKGIGDYGNCVGIPTVAGEVYFDAAYEGNPLVNAMAIGLMKKEELIRGVASGVGNPIMAVGSKTGRDGIHGATFASAELTEESEAKRPMVQVGDPFTEKMLLEASLELIRSGHIVGIQDMGAAGLVSSSTEMAARGGTGVEIEITRVPVRETGMTPYEILLSETQERMLVVAHEGHEEDVRAILGRWDLDAETIGYVTDTGRYVIRENGAVVVDIPGEPLVDACPTYTREGIESPEVVEARAFDPSTIKLKSEEADPTWTLRRLLDSPTVASKRWVYEQYDSTVRTNTVVGPGSDAAVVRLRGTNRAIAATVDCNSRYVYLNPYRGGQIAVAEAARNLVCSGALPRAVTDNLNFGNPLKPEVYFQLSESLRGIGEACTVLETPVTGGNVSLYNENPRGAIYPTPTIGMVGVIDDLAHVTTSSFRRAGDAIVLLGRNTAELGGSEYLKTIHGRVAGDAPALDLDGEQKLQRALLAMIRA
- a CDS encoding phosphoribosylaminoimidazolesuccinocarboxamide synthase, which translates into the protein MLNATLVSTDLPFPLRVRGKVRDVYDLGDALLMVATDRVSAFDVVMPDPVPRKGEVLTLISAWWFARTADRVPNHVLSIDPDHIAARYPALAPHRASWARRGMLVRKLEPFPVECVVRGYLSGSAWKEYRESGTLAGEPMPPGLRESDRLETPLFSPATKAESGHDENIPFARMKEIVGAQAAERLRDASMTLYERGREMAAHAGIIIADTKFEFGRDGDGTIRVMDEMLTPDSSRFWPADRYQPGRGQPSLDKQPLRDWLEELTARGAWNKAPPGPALPPEVVDETSRRYRDAFRRLTGMDLDDFPLRDPGAAG
- a CDS encoding NAD(P)/FAD-dependent oxidoreductase — protein: MSDDGIKDITIIGAGPTGLFAAFYAGLRGMSCRIVDALPQLGGQLMALYPEKYIFDVGGLPKILAKDLAKNMIEQGTQFGPEVVLEAEVQQLIPEDGHIRLVTPRGEFLTKTVVITAGKGALNPRVLECPGWADHYSDTGGVHTHVRQPEDFRGKRVLIIGGGDSAVDWVLGLRGIAREITLIHRRDEFRAHRSTVLEMRQAAERGDVTIRTPYEVGEISGEGGCVARVTLINNDTKEAEELHVEAVVALLGFKPDLGPIGRWGLELERNTIKVSQLMETNIAGVYAAGDVVHYPGKLELIATGYGEAAVAVNNAVHYLNPKARVNPGHSTNLKLFKQEDEGE
- the pssA gene encoding CDP-diacylglycerol--serine O-phosphatidyltransferase; this encodes MMVDSMSPRRRRLRRGVVILPSAFTLGNLFLGIWAIVNASRGQYFTAGWMIVGAAIMDLLDGRIARFTATGSAFGEELDSLVDAISFGVAPALIAYFAFFSTGGEWSWILAFLYIVAAVFRLARFNIEQAGTAKAAFHGLPSPTAGACLATYYAFTQTPFWAAWLPHVPVVRMAGWLLMLLGVLMVSNVLYPVVPRFGTRTWGGRFAIFLAIVSLVSAFTFPAYFFFPFSILYITYGLVKTVLSGFEERLPARDPLEDEVDDGEADDVRELEYEEMRPKPGLREPMDSGNQ
- the purQ gene encoding phosphoribosylformylglycinamidine synthase subunit PurQ yields the protein MKIGVVTFPGSNCDYDCYKAVEELLQAEAVYLWHKEHDLQSVDAVFLPGGFSYGDYLRCGAIAAHSPIMREVIEFANAGGPVAGICNGFQILCESGLLPGALVRNRTLKFRSRAVHLRVERAEPPFTSEYEMGQVLRIPIAHGEGCYIADPAVLDELEANGQVAFRYCDAEGNIVPAANPNGSVRNIAGIVNAAGNVLGMMPHPERAVDPLLGSTDGAPVFRALADHLSIAR